From a region of the Arachis ipaensis cultivar K30076 chromosome B09, Araip1.1, whole genome shotgun sequence genome:
- the LOC107619176 gene encoding uncharacterized protein LOC107619176 produces MKGVSFNGFSLFLLFFFTLFMSLSSISALSQSGSDLPPVKFIIGGEENLGPWKYEMSQMTHMGPAPGPNGEDTLVLAANRTKRPDILRGFRRYRGGWDITDRHYWASVGFTGAAGFILAVLWFISFGLALGIHLCCGWGISIKHKESNRSQRICLILLISFTFAVVTGCILLSVGQDKFHGEALGTLQYVVNQSDYTVQTLRNVTEYLSLAKTINVNQIPLPSDVMDDIDKLNVDLNTAANTLSEKTEENSVKVRRVFDAVHLALIVVAAVMLLLAVIGLLLSILGHRHAILIFVISGWLLVATTFILCGMFMIINNAISDTCMAMGEWVENPHTESALSDILPCVDQRTTNKTLFQSKQVVNNIANVVNQFIYNTANINATKGSLGYYNQSGPGMPSLCYPFDPQYQERQCTAQEVSSANASMVWKNYECEVSESGICTTVGRVTPAIYSQLVAAVNESYALEHYTPLLLNLQNCNFVRDAFAGITTSYCPPLTHYLKIVNAGLGLISVGVLLCLVLWLLYANRPGKGDVFGKLSLSEKLKSRFSKNRNSTNSSLSNAGSEV; encoded by the exons ATGAAAGGAGTTTCCTTCAATGGGTTTTCCTTATTCTTGCTCTTCTTCTTCACTCTCTTCATGTCTCTGAGCTCGATTTCAGCTCTGTCTCAAAGTGGCTCCGACCTGCCTCCGGTGAAGTTTATCATAG GAGGAGAAGAGAATTTGGGTCCATGGAAGTATGAAATGAGTCAGATGACACACATGGGTCCAGCACCAGGGCCTAATGGTGAGGATACTCTTGTCTTGGCGGCAAACAGGACCAAAAGACCCGACATTCTTAGAGGATTTCGACGATACCGAGGTGGTTGGGATATTACAGATCGCCATTATTGGGCT TCAGTTGGATTCACGGGTGCGGCTGGTTTCATTCTTGCTGTGCTATGGTTCATCTCGTTTGGCTTAGCACTTGGGATTCATCTATGCTGTGGATGGGGAATTAGTATCAAACACAAAGAATCAAATCGTTCACAAAGGATTTGTCTTATACTGCTGATATCATTCACCTTTGCAGTAGT AACGGGATGTATCCTTCTTTCTGTTGGGCAAGATAAGTTTCATGGCGAGGCCTTGGGTACCCTACAATATGTTGTTAATCAGTCAGATTATACAGTGCAGACTCTAAGAAATGTCACCGAGTATCTCTCCCTTGCAAAAACTATCAATGTCAATCAGATCCCTCTTCCATCTGATGTCATGGATGATATTGACAAGTTGAATGTGGATCTAAATACTGCAGCAAATACACTTTCGGAGAAGACGGAAGAAAATTCTGTTAAAGTTCGAAGAGTATTCGATGCTGT GCATCTAGCTTTGATAGTCGTGGCAGCAGTGATGCTTCTGCTGGCAGTAATTGGATTGT TGCTATCTATCCTCGGACATCGACATGCAATCCTCAT ATTTGTTATCAGTGGTTGGTTACTGGTTGCAACCACATTCATTCTTTGTGGAATGTTCATGATCATTAATAA TGCAATTTCTGATACCTGTATGGCTATGGGAGAATGGGTGGAGAATCCACATACAGAATCCGCACTTAGTGATATTCTTCCATGTGTTGATCAGAGAACCACAAACAAAACACTTTTTCAAAGTAAGCAAGTAGTCAACAACATTGCGAATGTTGTCAATCAGTTCATTTACAACACCGCGAACATAAATGCAACAAAAGGTAGTCTGGGTTACTACAACCAGTCTGGGCCTGGAATGCCATCTTTGTGCTATCCCTTTGACCCTCAGTATCAAGAGCGGCAGTGTACAGCTCAAGAAGTTTCTTCTGCCAATGCTTCAAtg GTTTGGAAGAACTACGAATGTGAGGTATCTGAATCTGGTATTTGCACAACAGTTGGGAGGGTGACCCCGGCGATTTACTCGCAATTAGTTGCTGCAGTTAATGAAAGCTATGCATTAGAACATTACACACCGCTTTTGCTTAACCTTCAGAATTGCAATTTTGTCAGGGATGCATTTGCAGGAATCACCACAAGTTACTGTCCTCCATTAACCCATTATCTCAAGATTGTCAATGCAGGACTGGGACTCATTTCAGTTGGCGTCTTGCTCTGCCTTGTTCTCTGGTTACTATATGCCAACCGCCCCGGAAAAGGGGATGTGTTTGGGAAGCTATCCTTATCAGAAAAACTAAAGAGCAGATTTAGCAAGAACCGCAATAGTACGAATTCGTCATTGTCAAATGCTGGTAGTGAAGTATAG